A genomic window from Flavobacterium hankyongi includes:
- a CDS encoding OmpA family protein, which translates to MKNLLKYIILSVLICGNVSTVMAQYGKQKKADALYNSFSFVKAIETYKEMLDNNYNANYAKRRLADSYMMLRDPENASLYYKDVVMQPNIDPEYYLNYALSLRALKKYDESAVWLNKYKETGVVDSRIQKIMEDENFISNIYQVKQQYFSKPVPFNSELSDFGAYEKNGVVTFASSRDKGVGIKRTYTWNQQPFLDLYQLKHNGDSFSEADKVEGDVNTKFHEGQVTVSKDGKTMFFTRNNYLGSKKGKDANGTNNLKIYRATLDKDNKWTDIKELPFNNNNYSVGHPSLSSDGKTLYFASDMPGGKGKSDIYKVAVNGDSYGKPENLGDKINTEGNELFPFVHNDGNLFFSSDGLQGLGQLDIFTTVLDDDGKIQEIINLGMPVNSPMDDFSFFLNDAGDTGYIASNREGGMGDDDIYGFDRIPLFSVKGTVTDAINKQPIKDAKIVIKDKDGIQIADLVTDDKGKYSMNIDRETTYTIEASHMKYQAEPSKIADSRNSKGKNEIIVDFELDPIQDVDILADVNIDNIYFDFDKQNIRKDAAVELDKIADMMLITYPSMEIEIDSHTDSRGSFRYNEALGIRRANSTYEYLVSRGINPNRIKKHEGFGEYNLVNDCKDGVDCSEAAHQLNRRSVFKVLSMQRMAEK; encoded by the coding sequence ATGAAAAATTTACTGAAATATATCATTCTTTCAGTTTTGATTTGTGGAAATGTTTCTACTGTCATGGCGCAATATGGCAAACAAAAAAAGGCCGATGCTTTGTATAACAGTTTTTCATTTGTAAAGGCAATCGAAACATACAAAGAAATGCTTGACAATAACTACAATGCTAATTATGCAAAGCGAAGATTAGCTGACAGTTATATGATGCTACGTGATCCAGAAAATGCTTCATTATATTACAAAGATGTGGTTATGCAGCCAAATATTGATCCTGAATATTACTTAAACTATGCATTATCATTGAGAGCATTGAAAAAATATGACGAATCTGCAGTTTGGTTAAACAAATACAAAGAAACTGGTGTTGTAGATTCACGCATTCAGAAAATAATGGAAGATGAAAATTTCATCTCTAATATTTATCAAGTGAAACAACAGTATTTTTCGAAACCTGTTCCTTTTAATTCAGAGCTTAGTGATTTTGGAGCTTATGAAAAAAATGGAGTTGTAACTTTTGCATCAAGCCGAGATAAAGGTGTTGGAATAAAAAGAACTTACACTTGGAATCAGCAACCTTTCCTTGATTTATATCAACTAAAACATAATGGAGATAGTTTTTCTGAAGCTGATAAAGTTGAGGGTGATGTAAATACTAAATTTCATGAAGGTCAGGTTACCGTTTCAAAAGACGGTAAAACGATGTTCTTTACTAGAAATAATTATTTAGGCAGTAAAAAAGGAAAAGACGCCAATGGAACCAATAATCTAAAAATTTACAGAGCTACATTGGATAAAGACAACAAATGGACAGATATCAAAGAACTTCCATTTAATAATAATAATTATTCTGTAGGGCATCCAAGTTTATCATCTGACGGAAAAACACTTTATTTCGCTTCAGATATGCCTGGAGGAAAAGGGAAATCTGACATTTACAAAGTAGCAGTAAACGGAGATTCTTATGGAAAACCTGAAAATTTAGGGGATAAAATTAACACCGAGGGAAATGAGCTGTTCCCATTTGTTCACAATGATGGAAATTTATTTTTCTCATCAGATGGTTTACAAGGTTTGGGTCAGTTGGATATTTTTACAACTGTATTAGATGATGATGGAAAAATTCAAGAAATCATTAATCTAGGTATGCCTGTTAACTCACCTATGGATGACTTTTCATTTTTCTTAAATGATGCAGGCGATACTGGCTACATTGCTTCAAACCGTGAAGGCGGTATGGGTGATGATGATATTTATGGATTTGATAGAATTCCTCTTTTCTCTGTAAAAGGAACGGTTACAGATGCAATAAATAAACAACCCATTAAAGATGCTAAAATTGTTATTAAAGACAAAGATGGAATCCAAATTGCGGATTTAGTAACTGATGACAAAGGAAAATATAGCATGAATATTGATAGAGAAACAACGTATACCATAGAAGCTTCTCATATGAAATATCAGGCAGAGCCTTCTAAAATTGCTGATTCAAGAAATTCAAAAGGTAAAAACGAAATCATTGTTGATTTCGAACTTGATCCTATACAAGATGTTGATATCTTGGCTGATGTAAATATTGATAATATCTATTTTGATTTTGATAAGCAGAATATCAGAAAAGATGCAGCGGTTGAGCTTGATAAAATTGCTGATATGATGCTTATAACTTATCCTAGTATGGAGATTGAAATTGATTCCCACACAGATAGTAGAGGTAGTTTTAGATATAATGAGGCACTTGGAATTAGAAGAGCTAATTCCACTTACGAGTATTTAGTTTCTAGAGGGATTAATCCTAATAGAATTAAAAAGCACGAAGGATTTGGTGAGTACAACTTAGTTAATGATTGTAAAGATGGTGTGGATTGTTCTGAAGCAGCACATCAACTTAACAGACGTTCCGTTTTCAAAGTACTCTCTATGCAACGAATGGCGGAAAAATAA
- the ettA gene encoding energy-dependent translational throttle protein EttA gives MSDDKKVIFSMSRVSKTYSSTNKQVLKDIYLSFFYGAKIGILGLNGSGKSSLLKIIAGVDKNYQGDVVFAPGYTVGYLEQEPQLDENKTVIEIVREGAAEAVKLLEEFNKINDDFGLPEVYEDADKMQKLMDRQAELQDKIDACGAWELDTKLEIAMDALRCPDADTPIKVLSGGERRRVALCRLLLQEPDVLLLDEPTNHLDAESVHWLEHHLQQYKGTIIAVTHDRYFLDNVAGWILELDRGEGIPWKGNYSSWLDQKSKRMELEEKVASKRRKTLERELDWVRQGAKGRQTKQKARLQNYDRLLNEDQKELDEKLELYIPNGPRLGTNVINANHVAKAFGDKLLYDDLNFTLPQAGIVGIIGPNGAGKTTIFKMIMKELQPDSGEFTIGETVKIAYVDQTHSNIDPEKSIWENFCDGQELIMMGGRQVNSRAYLSRFNFGGSDQNKKVNTLSGGERNRLHLAMTLREEGNVLLLDEPTNDLDINTLRALEEGLENFAGCAVVISHDRWFLDRICTHILAFEGDSQVYFFEGGFSDYEENRKKRLGDVAPTKLKYKKLVR, from the coding sequence ATGTCAGACGATAAGAAAGTAATATTTTCCATGTCGAGAGTAAGTAAAACGTACTCTTCAACAAACAAACAAGTTTTAAAAGATATTTATTTGAGTTTTTTCTATGGTGCCAAAATTGGTATTTTAGGTTTGAATGGTTCGGGTAAATCATCATTGTTAAAGATCATAGCTGGTGTTGATAAAAACTATCAAGGTGATGTGGTTTTTGCTCCAGGTTATACAGTTGGCTATTTAGAGCAAGAGCCTCAACTTGACGAAAATAAAACAGTTATCGAAATTGTGCGTGAAGGTGCTGCTGAAGCAGTTAAATTATTAGAGGAGTTTAATAAAATTAATGACGATTTTGGTCTTCCAGAAGTGTATGAAGATGCAGACAAAATGCAAAAACTAATGGATCGTCAAGCCGAATTACAAGACAAAATTGATGCTTGTGGCGCTTGGGAATTAGATACAAAATTAGAAATTGCAATGGATGCTTTACGTTGTCCAGATGCTGATACACCTATTAAAGTGTTGTCTGGAGGAGAGCGTCGTCGTGTAGCTTTATGTCGTTTATTATTACAAGAACCAGATGTATTATTATTAGATGAGCCTACCAACCACTTAGATGCTGAGTCGGTTCATTGGTTAGAACACCACTTACAACAATACAAAGGAACTATTATTGCAGTAACGCACGACCGTTATTTCTTAGATAACGTTGCTGGATGGATTTTAGAATTGGATAGAGGAGAAGGTATTCCTTGGAAAGGAAATTATTCTTCTTGGTTAGATCAAAAATCTAAACGAATGGAGTTGGAAGAAAAAGTTGCTTCCAAAAGAAGAAAAACATTAGAAAGAGAGTTGGATTGGGTTCGTCAAGGTGCAAAAGGCCGTCAAACGAAGCAAAAAGCTCGTTTACAAAATTACGACCGATTGTTAAATGAGGATCAAAAAGAACTAGACGAAAAATTAGAATTATATATTCCTAACGGACCGCGTTTGGGAACTAACGTAATTAATGCAAATCATGTTGCGAAAGCATTTGGGGACAAATTATTGTACGATGATTTGAATTTTACATTACCACAAGCTGGAATTGTTGGAATTATAGGTCCAAATGGTGCTGGTAAAACAACCATTTTCAAAATGATTATGAAAGAATTACAGCCAGATAGCGGGGAATTTACTATTGGAGAAACGGTTAAGATTGCTTATGTAGATCAAACACATTCTAATATTGATCCTGAAAAATCAATCTGGGAAAACTTCTGTGATGGTCAGGAATTAATTATGATGGGCGGTCGTCAGGTAAACTCAAGAGCATATTTATCTCGTTTTAATTTTGGAGGAAGTGATCAAAATAAAAAGGTAAATACTCTTTCAGGAGGTGAACGTAACCGTTTACACTTAGCAATGACTTTACGTGAGGAAGGAAACGTATTGTTACTGGATGAGCCTACGAATGATTTAGATATCAACACACTTCGTGCACTTGAAGAAGGTTTAGAGAACTTTGCAGGTTGTGCAGTAGTAATTTCTCACGACCGTTGGTTCTTAGATAGAATTTGTACTCATATACTTGCTTTTGAAGGAGACTCACAAGTTTATTTCTTTGAAGGTGGTTTTTCTGATTATGAAGAAAATCGTAAGAAACGCCTAGGTGACGTTGCACCAACAAAACTTAAGTACAAAAAATTAGTTAGATAA
- a CDS encoding carboxypeptidase-like regulatory domain-containing protein, with product MVKIKFIFFLLFIGLSTSAQSISIKIIDSKNSLPLPYVNIKLSNTIDLISNDEGVFNLSEQQNIDENSITISFLGYQTQKISIKEIKEQNLIIKLNEVVYQLNEVAINNAKPNPSAIMLEVKKRLQGNYASIDNTTKNTFFIREGIHFNPSQINIDINKSTGFSKKQLKEVDSEINLFCNKLKSNPSKKYDDLLLEYYQSNNTKIDSKINVIKATSIKGDGSSTSMEDFQKKGLSILLKHLDSTKFYRVKSGWFGSKDTISFKNDSKKEDAKNSNLVNTKSKINTFLFEQKFSEKSKFDFVYNPEIYEYSYNGKLYDDETNDLVYILGFTPKKSKAKYTGKLYISESDYAVVKCNYSLAEGKIVEGLNLKMLLGIKVQENISNGTLLFKKAADKKTYELQYVLEENGQYFYLNRPVKFVELIKGEKDVLDFDLKIEGNLISKTELLSISKTEITQNIFDGLKEKEFSYINLKQYNPKIWDNYISIEPLEIMKQYKAL from the coding sequence ATGGTAAAAATCAAATTTATATTCTTTCTACTCTTTATAGGTTTATCTACTTCTGCACAAAGCATCTCAATCAAAATTATTGATTCAAAAAATAGCTTACCATTACCCTATGTAAATATTAAATTGAGTAATACTATAGATTTAATTTCAAATGACGAAGGTGTTTTCAATTTATCTGAACAGCAAAATATAGATGAAAATAGTATAACGATAAGCTTCTTAGGTTATCAAACTCAAAAAATATCTATTAAAGAAATAAAAGAGCAAAATTTAATCATAAAACTGAATGAAGTTGTTTATCAACTTAACGAAGTAGCTATTAATAATGCTAAACCAAATCCTAGCGCAATAATGCTAGAAGTAAAAAAACGCTTGCAAGGCAATTATGCTTCCATTGATAATACTACAAAAAATACCTTTTTTATAAGAGAAGGAATCCATTTCAATCCTTCACAAATAAATATTGATATTAATAAATCGACTGGTTTTTCAAAAAAACAATTGAAAGAGGTTGATAGTGAAATTAATTTGTTTTGCAATAAGCTAAAATCAAATCCATCAAAAAAATATGACGATCTACTTTTAGAGTACTATCAGTCAAATAATACTAAAATTGATTCTAAAATTAATGTCATAAAAGCAACTAGTATAAAAGGAGATGGTTCTTCAACTTCGATGGAAGATTTTCAAAAAAAAGGACTTTCTATTTTATTAAAACATTTGGATTCCACTAAGTTTTATAGAGTAAAAAGCGGTTGGTTTGGATCAAAAGATACAATTAGTTTTAAAAATGATTCAAAGAAAGAAGATGCAAAAAACTCAAATCTAGTAAATACAAAATCAAAAATAAACACTTTCCTTTTTGAACAAAAATTTTCAGAAAAATCAAAGTTTGATTTTGTGTACAATCCTGAGATATATGAGTATAGTTACAATGGTAAATTGTATGATGATGAAACTAATGATTTAGTTTATATTTTAGGTTTTACACCTAAAAAAAGTAAAGCGAAATATACTGGAAAATTATACATCTCTGAGTCAGATTATGCCGTTGTAAAATGTAATTACTCTTTAGCGGAAGGTAAAATAGTTGAAGGCTTAAATTTAAAAATGTTACTTGGTATTAAAGTCCAAGAAAACATTAGCAACGGGACTTTATTATTCAAAAAAGCAGCTGATAAAAAAACATACGAACTTCAATATGTTTTAGAAGAAAACGGTCAATATTTCTATTTAAATAGACCAGTAAAGTTTGTTGAATTAATTAAAGGAGAAAAAGATGTTTTAGATTTTGATTTGAAAATTGAAGGAAATTTAATTTCTAAAACAGAATTATTATCAATCTCAAAAACAGAAATAACTCAAAACATATTTGATGGTCTAAAAGAGAAAGAATTTAGTTATATAAATTTAAAACAATATAATCCTAAAATATGGGATAATTACATTTCAATAGAACCATTAGAAATAATGAAACAATATAAAGCGCTTTAA
- a CDS encoding CAL67264 family membrane protein, giving the protein MNKNTVLGWATLIMILMGLLLIGLGVYRYADVAGWGFAAVGIGFLANAWVFNALKGRV; this is encoded by the coding sequence ATGAATAAAAATACTGTATTAGGCTGGGCTACTCTAATTATGATACTAATGGGATTATTATTAATTGGATTAGGAGTTTACCGTTATGCTGATGTAGCTGGTTGGGGATTTGCAGCAGTAGGTATTGGATTTTTAGCTAATGCTTGGGTATTTAACGCTTTAAAAGGAAGGGTGTAA
- the holA gene encoding DNA polymerase III subunit delta — MDEVIKIIKDIQAGNIKPIYFLMGEEPYYIDKLSEYIEQNILQEHERDFNQTVLYGRDVSIEDVVGNAKRYPMMADRQVVIVKEAQELSRTIDKLEAYAENPQDTTVLVICYKYKTLDKRKKVTKVLEKNGVVFESKKLYENQVGDWLKRVLQGKKLNIEPKAVQMFVDFLGNDLSRIANEIDKLAIILKSGDVITPAIIEENIGLSKDFNPFELRKAIGEKDQYKSYLIANHFAANPKDNPIVLTIGLVFSFFSQLLQYHGLKDKNPKNVASVLKVNPFFVKDYELAARNYPMKKVSGIVATLKDIDLKSKGVGGNSLPQSDLLKEMLAKIFN, encoded by the coding sequence TTGGACGAAGTAATTAAAATAATCAAAGACATACAAGCCGGAAATATAAAGCCTATTTATTTTTTGATGGGTGAAGAGCCTTATTATATTGATAAACTTTCAGAATATATTGAGCAAAATATTTTACAGGAACATGAGAGAGATTTTAATCAAACTGTGCTTTATGGCCGTGATGTTTCGATAGAAGATGTTGTTGGTAATGCAAAGCGTTATCCCATGATGGCTGATAGGCAAGTGGTTATTGTAAAAGAAGCTCAAGAGTTATCAAGAACGATTGACAAGTTAGAAGCTTATGCCGAGAACCCTCAGGATACAACTGTTTTAGTGATTTGTTATAAGTATAAAACTTTAGATAAACGAAAAAAAGTGACTAAAGTTTTAGAAAAAAACGGAGTAGTTTTTGAAAGTAAAAAATTATATGAAAATCAAGTAGGAGATTGGTTAAAGAGGGTTTTGCAAGGTAAGAAACTCAATATTGAGCCTAAAGCTGTTCAAATGTTTGTCGATTTTCTTGGAAATGATTTAAGCCGAATTGCTAACGAAATTGATAAGTTGGCAATTATTTTAAAGTCAGGTGATGTGATAACGCCAGCAATTATTGAAGAGAATATTGGACTAAGTAAAGACTTTAATCCATTTGAATTAAGGAAAGCCATTGGTGAGAAAGATCAATATAAATCGTATTTGATTGCTAATCATTTTGCTGCTAATCCAAAAGACAATCCTATTGTTTTAACCATTGGTTTGGTGTTTAGTTTCTTTTCACAATTATTACAGTATCACGGATTAAAAGATAAAAATCCTAAAAATGTAGCTTCGGTATTAAAAGTGAACCCATTTTTTGTGAAGGATTATGAGTTGGCAGCCAGAAACTATCCAATGAAAAAGGTAAGTGGTATTGTTGCTACTTTAAAAGATATTGATTTAAAAAGTAAAGGGGTAGGAGGTAATTCGTTACCACAATCAGATTTATTAAAGGAAATGTTAGCAAAAATTTTTAATTAG
- a CDS encoding type I restriction enzyme HsdR N-terminal domain-containing protein, translating to MQQLNFPSYSFRFKNNENKVAIFDEIRKKFMILTPEEWVRQNVVRFLLEEKKYSKSYINVEKLIKINDLNKRYDIVVFQPNGEIFLLIECKAPEVQITQQTFDQIARYNLVLNAQYLMVTNGLNHYFCQMDFENEKYNFLKELPDYPINK from the coding sequence ATGCAACAACTTAATTTTCCATCCTATTCGTTCCGGTTCAAAAATAACGAAAATAAAGTAGCCATTTTTGATGAGATACGTAAAAAATTTATGATTCTCACCCCCGAAGAATGGGTTCGCCAAAATGTTGTTCGTTTTTTATTGGAAGAAAAAAAGTATTCAAAATCATATATTAACGTCGAAAAATTAATTAAAATAAATGATTTAAATAAACGATATGATATTGTTGTATTTCAACCAAATGGAGAAATATTTTTATTAATTGAATGTAAAGCTCCTGAAGTCCAAATTACACAACAAACTTTTGATCAAATTGCACGTTATAATTTAGTGTTAAATGCTCAATATTTGATGGTGACAAATGGTTTGAATCATTATTTTTGTCAGATGGATTTCGAAAATGAAAAATATAATTTTCTTAAAGAATTACCTGATTACCCAATAAACAAATAA
- a CDS encoding glycosyltransferase family 2 protein: MKVAVVILNWNGVKLLEQFLPSVIKYSPQATIYVADNASSDTSVDYVKNHFPQIKIIQNKGNFGFAKGYNEALQFVEEEIYALVNSDIEVTENWLGPIISLFETESETAIIQPKILDFKNKECFEYAGAGGGFIDKYAFPFCRGRVFDTLEKDNGQYNDTIPIFWASGACFFIRKDVFRSLNGFDPDFFAHQEEIDLCWRAFNNNHFIKYCGKSTVYHVGGATLDTGNPKKTFLNFRNSLWMILKNLPSGKLIPIILIRMIFDGIAGTRFLMQGKPKHFFAVLQSHFYFYLYLPKFLKKRSLFQKEKYYKINSVVYRYFVKNGKIFADL, translated from the coding sequence TTGAAAGTCGCTGTAGTCATCCTAAACTGGAATGGTGTAAAATTACTTGAACAATTTTTACCTTCTGTAATAAAATATTCCCCACAAGCAACAATTTACGTCGCTGACAACGCTTCTTCAGACACTTCTGTTGATTATGTTAAAAATCATTTTCCACAAATAAAAATAATTCAGAACAAAGGTAATTTTGGCTTTGCCAAAGGATACAATGAGGCTTTACAATTTGTTGAGGAAGAAATTTATGCATTGGTAAATTCAGATATTGAAGTTACCGAAAACTGGTTAGGACCAATAATTTCATTATTTGAAACTGAATCTGAAACTGCCATCATTCAACCAAAAATTCTTGATTTTAAAAACAAAGAATGCTTTGAATATGCAGGAGCTGGTGGTGGTTTTATAGACAAATATGCTTTTCCGTTTTGTAGAGGTCGAGTTTTTGATACTTTAGAAAAAGATAACGGACAATACAATGATACAATTCCTATTTTTTGGGCATCAGGAGCTTGTTTTTTTATCAGAAAAGATGTTTTTAGAAGCCTAAATGGTTTTGACCCAGATTTTTTTGCACATCAGGAAGAAATAGATTTATGTTGGAGAGCTTTTAATAATAATCATTTCATAAAATATTGTGGAAAATCTACGGTTTATCATGTGGGTGGAGCTACTTTAGATACCGGAAATCCTAAAAAAACATTTCTAAATTTTAGAAATTCACTATGGATGATACTAAAAAATCTTCCTTCGGGGAAATTAATACCGATTATATTGATCAGAATGATTTTTGACGGTATTGCAGGTACCCGATTTTTAATGCAAGGGAAACCAAAACACTTTTTTGCAGTTCTACAATCACATTTTTATTTTTATCTTTACTTACCTAAGTTTCTGAAAAAGAGATCTTTATTTCAAAAAGAAAAATATTACAAAATAAACTCGGTCGTATACCGTTATTTTGTTAAGAATGGCAAAATATTTGCAGACTTATAA
- a CDS encoding OmpA/MotB family protein, with protein MRKSILVLSALALTATSCVSKKKFAELEAKNKETQDLLNTCTVKLNSCLEEKSGLSASLAALQSENENLKKNNSDLINSSKEMTVLTTKGAQNLEKSLESLREKDLKISRLQDALTKKDSVTLALVTSLKREVGIDDPDININVEKGVVMISIADNLLFKSGSYDVSDRAKGVLGKVAKVINSKPDFECMIEGHTDNVPIKNAVLLDNWDLSVKRSTSIVRVLQNDLGVSPKQLIPAGRSFYIPLNDNDTPENRAKNRRTRIIIMPKIDQFYDMIEKEMKNMSK; from the coding sequence ATGAGAAAATCAATTTTAGTATTATCAGCCTTAGCCCTTACGGCAACGTCTTGTGTATCGAAGAAAAAATTTGCTGAATTAGAAGCAAAAAACAAAGAAACTCAAGACTTATTAAACACTTGTACTGTTAAATTAAATTCTTGTTTAGAAGAAAAATCAGGTTTAAGTGCTTCTTTAGCTGCATTGCAAAGCGAAAATGAAAACTTAAAAAAGAACAATTCTGATTTAATAAACAGCTCTAAAGAAATGACGGTTTTAACTACTAAAGGTGCTCAAAACCTTGAAAAATCGTTAGAAAGTTTAAGAGAAAAAGATTTAAAAATTTCAAGATTACAAGATGCTTTAACTAAAAAAGACTCTGTAACCCTTGCACTTGTTACAAGTTTAAAAAGAGAAGTTGGTATTGACGATCCAGATATCAACATTAATGTAGAAAAAGGTGTTGTAATGATTTCGATTGCAGATAATCTACTTTTCAAATCTGGAAGTTATGATGTTAGTGACAGAGCAAAAGGAGTTTTAGGTAAAGTGGCAAAAGTAATCAACAGTAAACCAGACTTTGAATGTATGATTGAAGGTCACACAGATAATGTGCCTATTAAAAATGCTGTACTTTTAGACAACTGGGATTTGTCAGTTAAGAGATCAACATCTATTGTACGTGTATTACAGAATGACTTAGGTGTAAGCCCTAAACAATTAATTCCAGCTGGAAGAAGTTTCTATATTCCTTTAAATGATAATGATACTCCTGAAAATAGAGCAAAAAACAGAAGAACTCGCATTATTATCATGCCTAAAATCGATCAGTTCTATGATATGATTGAGAAGGAAATGAAAAATATGAGTAAGTAA
- a CDS encoding L-threonylcarbamoyladenylate synthase encodes MAQFIKIYPENPNEKEIAKVIKVLKDGGLIIYPTDTVYGLGCDITNTKALERIAKIKGVKLEKANFSFVCSDLSHISDYIKQIDTSTFKILKRALPGPYTFILPGNNSLPKEFKKKTTVGIRVPDNEIALEIVRKLGNPIVSTSIHDEDEVIEYTTDPELIFEKWQNLVDVVIDGGYGDNEASTIIDLSEGEPIVIREGKGSLDIL; translated from the coding sequence ATGGCTCAATTCATCAAAATATATCCTGAAAATCCTAATGAAAAGGAAATTGCAAAAGTGATTAAAGTCCTTAAAGATGGAGGTTTAATAATTTATCCTACAGATACTGTTTATGGTTTAGGATGCGATATTACCAACACTAAAGCTTTAGAGAGAATCGCAAAAATTAAAGGAGTTAAGCTAGAAAAAGCCAATTTTTCTTTTGTTTGTAGTGACTTAAGTCATATTTCAGATTATATAAAACAAATTGACACTTCGACTTTTAAGATTCTAAAACGAGCTTTACCTGGTCCTTACACCTTTATTTTGCCAGGAAATAATAGTTTACCAAAAGAATTTAAAAAGAAAACCACTGTAGGTATTCGTGTGCCTGACAATGAAATAGCTTTGGAAATCGTTCGCAAATTAGGAAATCCAATTGTGTCAACTTCTATTCATGATGAAGATGAAGTAATTGAATATACCACTGACCCTGAATTAATATTTGAAAAATGGCAAAATTTAGTTGATGTAGTTATTGATGGAGGTTATGGTGATAATGAAGCCTCGACAATAATTGACTTATCAGAAGGGGAACCCATTGTAATTCGTGAAGGCAAAGGAAGTCTGGATATCTTATAA